The Salvelinus sp. IW2-2015 unplaced genomic scaffold, ASM291031v2 Un_scaffold3413, whole genome shotgun sequence genome window below encodes:
- the LOC112075810 gene encoding retinoblastoma-like protein 2 isoform X3 gives MATQRHVPKYSLAETFRFCARNPSEVISTRLRDMLHTFIQHYQGPWEENRSLDRARGVKFSSQTEALYYRVLEAVINQERKRLGAKDLSGILEHDLFQRSLVACCLEMVIFSHQPPGSFPLVIDIFSLAPYDFYKVIELVLRAEEGLLPGVVRHLTHIEEQVLESLAWRRDSPLWDQIRAAKGQGQLPAYHQVMLPQYXEDTDKMAKIPPTPSQLTPSLVNGIHGNDLNPPITHHERYSSPPAGSKMAACPTTPVSPSQSSSVIVTRQTVVTMASATVTTNNGQSVTIPVRGIANDRGGITFTLSVVGQPIPPQQVSSTSTQQPQNPVTHRPQSKGSISLFLRKVYHLVSMRLRDICVKLDICEALRLKIWTCVEHSLVHCTDLMLDRHLDQILMCAIYVMAKVTXVDMPFKLIMQXYKTQPQAXNCVFRSVLISGRNTKTSQNSPGGSNRENIDVDPSSSLLTYQSPPTHPTGPRAPCRQDQGERRHLIYFYNTVYVKQMKDFALRYNSSSLTIAGRLREINDMMRTFQSRTRKXCAAQLQEDGGPLXKRPCQDRPSDWQRKLRDLGQDRARAQNQQQSQTRAKAQHQATAHKGTH, from the exons ATGGCAACCCAGAGACATGTACCCAAGTACAGTCTGGCTGAGACATTCAG GTTCTGTGCCAGAAACCCTAGTGAGGTCATCTCCACTAGACTGAGAGACATGCTCCACACCTTCATCCAGCACTACCAGGGACCATGGGAAGAGAACCGCAGCCtagacagag CGAGAGGAGTGAAGTTCTCCAGCCAGACAGAGGCTTTGTACTACAGGGTTCTAGAGGCTGTCATCAATCAGGAGAGGAAGAGGCTGGGAGCCAAAGACCTTTCA GGCATCTTGGAGCATGATCTGTTCCAGCGCTCTCTAGTGGCCTGTTGTCTGGAGATGGTCATCTTCTCCCATCAGCCACCAGGCAGCTTCCCCCTGGTCATTGACATCTTTAGCCTGGCGCCATACGACTTCTACAAG gTGATAGAGCTGGTGCTGCGGGCTGAGGAGGGCTTGCTGCCGGGTGTGGTCAGGCATCTGACCCATATAGAGGAGCAGGTCCTGGAGAGTCTGGCCTGGAGGAGAGACTCACCACTCTGGGACCAGATCAGAGCTGCTAAGGGACAGGGACAGCTGCCTGCATACCATCAG GTGATGCTCCCCCAATACYCAGAGGACACAGACAAGATGGCCAAGATCCCTCCCACCCCTTCACAATTGACCCCAAGCCTTGTGAATGGGATCCATGGAAATGACCTGAACCCTCCGATTACCCACCATGAACGCTACAGCTCACCCCCTGCTGGCTCAAAGATGGCCGCTTGCCCTACCACACCAGTCAGCCCATCCCAGTCCTCCTCTGTCATTGTTACTAGACAGACTGTAGTCACCATGGCATCAGCCACTGTCACCACCAACAATGGCCAGTCAGTCACCATACCGGTTCGAG GCATTGCCAATGACCGGGGAGGCATCACATTTACCCTCAGTGTTGTGGGTCAGCCCATTCCTCCACAGCAAGTCTCCAGCACCTCTACCCAGCAGCCCCAGAACCCAGTCACACACAGACCTCAGAGTAAGGGCTCCATCTCACTGTTCCTCCGCAAG GTCTACCACCTGGTGAGCATGCGTCTGAGGGACATCTGTGTTAAACTGGACATCTGTGAGGCGCTGCGGCTGAAGATCTGGACCTGCGTTGAACACTCCTTGGTCCACTGCACTGACCTCATGCTAGACCGACACCTGGACCAAATACTCATGTGTGCCATCTATGTCATGGCCAAG GTAACCAAMGTKGACatgcccttcaagctcatcatgcAGYKCTACAAGACTCAGCCTCAAGCAAGSAACTGT GTATTCAGAAGTGTTCTGATCTCAGGGAGAAACACCAAGACCTCACAAAACTCTCCTGGTGGATCCAACAGAGAAAACA TTGATGTAGACCCCAGCAGTAGCTTGCTTACATACCAGAGCCCTCCCACCCATCCTACAGGACCCAGAGCTCCCTGTAGACAGGACCAGGGGGAGAGAAGACACCTCATCTATTTCTACAACACCGTCTATGTCAAACAGATGAAAGACTTTGCCCTGCGCTACAACTCCAGCTCTCTGACCATAGCCGGG CGTCTGAGAGAGATCAATGACATGATGAGGACATTTCAGTCACGCACCAGGAAGCRCTGTGCAGcccagctgcaggaggatggtgGGCCGCTTGYGAAGAGACCCTGTCAGGATAGACCGTCAGACTGGCAGAGAAAGCTCAGGGACCTCGGCCAGGACAGGGCCAGGGCCCAGAACCAGCAACAATCCCAGACCAGGGCCAAGGCACAGCACCAAGCAACAGCACACAAGGGGACACATTGA
- the LOC112075810 gene encoding retinoblastoma-like protein 2 isoform X2, whose product MATQRHVPKYSLAETFRFCARNPSEVISTRLRDMLHTFIQHYQGPWEENRSLDRARGVKFSSQTEALYYRVLEAVINQERKRLGAKDLSGILEHDLFQRSLVACCLEMVIFSHQPPGSFPLVIDIFSLAPYDFYKVIELVLRAEEGLLPGVVRHLTHIEEQVLESLAWRRDSPLWDQIRAAKGQGQLPAYHQVMLPQYXEDTDKMAKIPPTPSQLTPSLVNGIHGNDLNPPITHHERYSSPPAGSKMAACPTTPVSPSQSSSVIVTRQTVVTMASATVTTNNGQSVTIPVRGIANDRGGITFTLSVVGQPIPPQQVSSTSTQQPQNPVTHRPQSKGSISLFLRKVYHLVSMRLRDICVKLDICEALRLKIWTCVEHSLVHCTDLMLDRHLDQILMCAIYVMAKVTXVDMPFKLIMQXYKTQPQAXNCVFRSVLISGRNTKTSQNSPGGSNRENRPRAPCRQDQGERRHLIYFYNTVYVKQMKDFALRYNSSSLTIAGVETPPLSPYPCQCIGSLRRLRPSNHHSLYISPHKPSTHSSPRTGFLYYISRSPSKRLREINDMMRTFQSRTRKXCAAQLQEDGGPLXKRPCQDRPSDWQRKLRDLGQDRARAQNQQQSQTRAKAQHQATAHKGTH is encoded by the exons ATGGCAACCCAGAGACATGTACCCAAGTACAGTCTGGCTGAGACATTCAG GTTCTGTGCCAGAAACCCTAGTGAGGTCATCTCCACTAGACTGAGAGACATGCTCCACACCTTCATCCAGCACTACCAGGGACCATGGGAAGAGAACCGCAGCCtagacagag CGAGAGGAGTGAAGTTCTCCAGCCAGACAGAGGCTTTGTACTACAGGGTTCTAGAGGCTGTCATCAATCAGGAGAGGAAGAGGCTGGGAGCCAAAGACCTTTCA GGCATCTTGGAGCATGATCTGTTCCAGCGCTCTCTAGTGGCCTGTTGTCTGGAGATGGTCATCTTCTCCCATCAGCCACCAGGCAGCTTCCCCCTGGTCATTGACATCTTTAGCCTGGCGCCATACGACTTCTACAAG gTGATAGAGCTGGTGCTGCGGGCTGAGGAGGGCTTGCTGCCGGGTGTGGTCAGGCATCTGACCCATATAGAGGAGCAGGTCCTGGAGAGTCTGGCCTGGAGGAGAGACTCACCACTCTGGGACCAGATCAGAGCTGCTAAGGGACAGGGACAGCTGCCTGCATACCATCAG GTGATGCTCCCCCAATACYCAGAGGACACAGACAAGATGGCCAAGATCCCTCCCACCCCTTCACAATTGACCCCAAGCCTTGTGAATGGGATCCATGGAAATGACCTGAACCCTCCGATTACCCACCATGAACGCTACAGCTCACCCCCTGCTGGCTCAAAGATGGCCGCTTGCCCTACCACACCAGTCAGCCCATCCCAGTCCTCCTCTGTCATTGTTACTAGACAGACTGTAGTCACCATGGCATCAGCCACTGTCACCACCAACAATGGCCAGTCAGTCACCATACCGGTTCGAG GCATTGCCAATGACCGGGGAGGCATCACATTTACCCTCAGTGTTGTGGGTCAGCCCATTCCTCCACAGCAAGTCTCCAGCACCTCTACCCAGCAGCCCCAGAACCCAGTCACACACAGACCTCAGAGTAAGGGCTCCATCTCACTGTTCCTCCGCAAG GTCTACCACCTGGTGAGCATGCGTCTGAGGGACATCTGTGTTAAACTGGACATCTGTGAGGCGCTGCGGCTGAAGATCTGGACCTGCGTTGAACACTCCTTGGTCCACTGCACTGACCTCATGCTAGACCGACACCTGGACCAAATACTCATGTGTGCCATCTATGTCATGGCCAAG GTAACCAAMGTKGACatgcccttcaagctcatcatgcAGYKCTACAAGACTCAGCCTCAAGCAAGSAACTGT GTATTCAGAAGTGTTCTGATCTCAGGGAGAAACACCAAGACCTCACAAAACTCTCCTGGTGGATCCAACAGAGAAAACA GACCCAGAGCTCCCTGTAGACAGGACCAGGGGGAGAGAAGACACCTCATCTATTTCTACAACACCGTCTATGTCAAACAGATGAAAGACTTTGCCCTGCGCTACAACTCCAGCTCTCTGACCATAGCCGGG GTTGAAACCCCTCCCCTTTCGCCATACCCCTGCCAGTGTATTGGATCCTTGCGCAGACTCCGCCCCTCAAACCACCATTCCCTCTACATCTCCCCCCACAAGCCCAGCACTCACTCCTCCCCCCGCACTGGGTTCCTCTACTACATCAGCAGAAGCCCCTCAAAG CGTCTGAGAGAGATCAATGACATGATGAGGACATTTCAGTCACGCACCAGGAAGCRCTGTGCAGcccagctgcaggaggatggtgGGCCGCTTGYGAAGAGACCCTGTCAGGATAGACCGTCAGACTGGCAGAGAAAGCTCAGGGACCTCGGCCAGGACAGGGCCAGGGCCCAGAACCAGCAACAATCCCAGACCAGGGCCAAGGCACAGCACCAAGCAACAGCACACAAGGGGACACATTGA
- the LOC112075810 gene encoding retinoblastoma-like protein 2 isoform X1, giving the protein MATQRHVPKYSLAETFRFCARNPSEVISTRLRDMLHTFIQHYQGPWEENRSLDRARGVKFSSQTEALYYRVLEAVINQERKRLGAKDLSGILEHDLFQRSLVACCLEMVIFSHQPPGSFPLVIDIFSLAPYDFYKVIELVLRAEEGLLPGVVRHLTHIEEQVLESLAWRRDSPLWDQIRAAKGQGQLPAYHQVMLPQYXEDTDKMAKIPPTPSQLTPSLVNGIHGNDLNPPITHHERYSSPPAGSKMAACPTTPVSPSQSSSVIVTRQTVVTMASATVTTNNGQSVTIPVRGIANDRGGITFTLSVVGQPIPPQQVSSTSTQQPQNPVTHRPQSKGSISLFLRKVYHLVSMRLRDICVKLDICEALRLKIWTCVEHSLVHCTDLMLDRHLDQILMCAIYVMAKVTXVDMPFKLIMQXYKTQPQAXNCVFRSVLISGRNTKTSQNSPGGSNRENIDVDPSSSLLTYQSPPTHPTGPRAPCRQDQGERRHLIYFYNTVYVKQMKDFALRYNSSSLTIAGVETPPLSPYPCQCIGSLRRLRPSNHHSLYISPHKPSTHSSPRTGFLYYISRSPSKRLREINDMMRTFQSRTRKXCAAQLQEDGGPLXKRPCQDRPSDWQRKLRDLGQDRARAQNQQQSQTRAKAQHQATAHKGTH; this is encoded by the exons ATGGCAACCCAGAGACATGTACCCAAGTACAGTCTGGCTGAGACATTCAG GTTCTGTGCCAGAAACCCTAGTGAGGTCATCTCCACTAGACTGAGAGACATGCTCCACACCTTCATCCAGCACTACCAGGGACCATGGGAAGAGAACCGCAGCCtagacagag CGAGAGGAGTGAAGTTCTCCAGCCAGACAGAGGCTTTGTACTACAGGGTTCTAGAGGCTGTCATCAATCAGGAGAGGAAGAGGCTGGGAGCCAAAGACCTTTCA GGCATCTTGGAGCATGATCTGTTCCAGCGCTCTCTAGTGGCCTGTTGTCTGGAGATGGTCATCTTCTCCCATCAGCCACCAGGCAGCTTCCCCCTGGTCATTGACATCTTTAGCCTGGCGCCATACGACTTCTACAAG gTGATAGAGCTGGTGCTGCGGGCTGAGGAGGGCTTGCTGCCGGGTGTGGTCAGGCATCTGACCCATATAGAGGAGCAGGTCCTGGAGAGTCTGGCCTGGAGGAGAGACTCACCACTCTGGGACCAGATCAGAGCTGCTAAGGGACAGGGACAGCTGCCTGCATACCATCAG GTGATGCTCCCCCAATACYCAGAGGACACAGACAAGATGGCCAAGATCCCTCCCACCCCTTCACAATTGACCCCAAGCCTTGTGAATGGGATCCATGGAAATGACCTGAACCCTCCGATTACCCACCATGAACGCTACAGCTCACCCCCTGCTGGCTCAAAGATGGCCGCTTGCCCTACCACACCAGTCAGCCCATCCCAGTCCTCCTCTGTCATTGTTACTAGACAGACTGTAGTCACCATGGCATCAGCCACTGTCACCACCAACAATGGCCAGTCAGTCACCATACCGGTTCGAG GCATTGCCAATGACCGGGGAGGCATCACATTTACCCTCAGTGTTGTGGGTCAGCCCATTCCTCCACAGCAAGTCTCCAGCACCTCTACCCAGCAGCCCCAGAACCCAGTCACACACAGACCTCAGAGTAAGGGCTCCATCTCACTGTTCCTCCGCAAG GTCTACCACCTGGTGAGCATGCGTCTGAGGGACATCTGTGTTAAACTGGACATCTGTGAGGCGCTGCGGCTGAAGATCTGGACCTGCGTTGAACACTCCTTGGTCCACTGCACTGACCTCATGCTAGACCGACACCTGGACCAAATACTCATGTGTGCCATCTATGTCATGGCCAAG GTAACCAAMGTKGACatgcccttcaagctcatcatgcAGYKCTACAAGACTCAGCCTCAAGCAAGSAACTGT GTATTCAGAAGTGTTCTGATCTCAGGGAGAAACACCAAGACCTCACAAAACTCTCCTGGTGGATCCAACAGAGAAAACA TTGATGTAGACCCCAGCAGTAGCTTGCTTACATACCAGAGCCCTCCCACCCATCCTACAGGACCCAGAGCTCCCTGTAGACAGGACCAGGGGGAGAGAAGACACCTCATCTATTTCTACAACACCGTCTATGTCAAACAGATGAAAGACTTTGCCCTGCGCTACAACTCCAGCTCTCTGACCATAGCCGGG GTTGAAACCCCTCCCCTTTCGCCATACCCCTGCCAGTGTATTGGATCCTTGCGCAGACTCCGCCCCTCAAACCACCATTCCCTCTACATCTCCCCCCACAAGCCCAGCACTCACTCCTCCCCCCGCACTGGGTTCCTCTACTACATCAGCAGAAGCCCCTCAAAG CGTCTGAGAGAGATCAATGACATGATGAGGACATTTCAGTCACGCACCAGGAAGCRCTGTGCAGcccagctgcaggaggatggtgGGCCGCTTGYGAAGAGACCCTGTCAGGATAGACCGTCAGACTGGCAGAGAAAGCTCAGGGACCTCGGCCAGGACAGGGCCAGGGCCCAGAACCAGCAACAATCCCAGACCAGGGCCAAGGCACAGCACCAAGCAACAGCACACAAGGGGACACATTGA